The following are from one region of the Halodesulfovibrio sp. MK-HDV genome:
- a CDS encoding hybrid sensor histidine kinase/response regulator: MVVDEDLLFADEEDFEPAIREPQRWRILIVDDEEEIHAVTRLVLNDFTFEGRGLDLISAYSGKESIELLRDTEDIAVVLLDVVMEDNHAGLDVARRIREELNNPFTRIILRTGQPGQAPENKVISELDINDYKQKTELTAQKLFVTVTTALRSFRDLKTIDTNRQRLLQLAMSVAHQIRNRTMSIAGFANIAVRELMAGEDVVPQLDTIRVEAARLEALVSSVSDFASLSRGVKEHVLLKTAVDEAYAATEKELASKDISFADVATVSVDVDDLTIEADRRLVVRMLEELLMNAVVFRKEDCRIAITAEPLKEGCLFKIEDNGVGISSEIVSYIFDPFFSSLSDGVGMGLCTVRKIVEEHGWEISVSSSEGQGSTFEIVIPVCVDSEPNEEGEDA; the protein is encoded by the coding sequence GTGGTAGTCGATGAAGATCTGTTATTTGCTGATGAGGAAGATTTTGAACCAGCGATTCGTGAACCGCAGCGGTGGCGAATACTTATTGTGGATGATGAGGAGGAGATTCATGCCGTTACCCGTCTGGTTCTTAACGATTTTACATTCGAAGGGCGCGGACTTGATTTGATCAGTGCCTATAGCGGCAAGGAGTCTATAGAGTTGTTGCGGGATACAGAAGATATTGCCGTGGTGCTTTTAGATGTCGTGATGGAAGATAACCATGCCGGTTTGGATGTCGCAAGGCGTATCCGCGAGGAGTTAAACAACCCCTTTACCCGTATTATCTTGCGCACGGGGCAGCCGGGACAGGCTCCTGAGAATAAAGTTATTTCAGAACTTGATATCAATGACTACAAGCAAAAAACAGAACTCACAGCGCAGAAGTTGTTTGTCACAGTTACCACTGCATTGCGTTCTTTCCGAGATTTAAAGACGATTGATACAAATCGTCAGCGTTTATTACAACTGGCAATGTCTGTTGCTCATCAGATTCGTAACAGGACCATGAGTATCGCCGGGTTTGCGAATATTGCCGTCAGAGAACTTATGGCTGGAGAAGATGTTGTTCCTCAGCTGGATACTATTCGAGTAGAAGCCGCCCGTCTGGAAGCGCTTGTGTCGTCCGTCTCCGACTTTGCTTCACTCTCGCGTGGAGTGAAAGAACATGTGTTGCTGAAAACGGCTGTAGACGAAGCATATGCTGCAACAGAAAAGGAGCTTGCATCTAAGGACATCAGCTTTGCAGACGTTGCAACAGTGAGTGTTGATGTTGATGATCTGACGATTGAGGCAGACAGGAGACTTGTTGTCCGCATGTTGGAAGAGTTGTTGATGAATGCTGTTGTGTTTAGAAAAGAAGATTGCCGCATAGCAATTACTGCTGAGCCTCTTAAAGAGGGGTGTCTCTTTAAAATCGAGGATAATGGCGTAGGGATAAGCTCTGAGATTGTAAGCTATATTTTTGATCCATTTTTTTCTTCTCTTTCTGATGGTGTGGGCATGGGGCTTTGTACGGTCAGGAAAATCGTGGAAGAACATGGTTGGGAAATATCAGTCAGTAGCTCTGAAGGTCAGGGGAGTACTTTTGAGATAGTGATACCGGTTTGTGTCGATAGCGAACCTAACGAAGAGGGCGAGGATGCCTAA
- a CDS encoding aldo/keto reductase yields MLSRLVLGTVQLGLDYGIANTSGKPSQNIANSIVATSYGGGIRCFDTALAYGESETVLGRALKEGGIGDAKIISKCSPELSENAGDELLRDVESSLDRLGVKSLYCLMLHDEDHLDLLHGEIGDALQQLVDQRKVKRIGISVYTPERALEALEYSIINVLQVPASLFDRRFESAGFFFKAKTLGKEIHIRSTLLQGVLCMEPEKLPPFLQELSPSLTEFRSVCFEREITPAAAALAWCLTSYPDASVLFGAETKRQVLENLEAVPLANEDFLMEKLTAILPPQKEQVLSPLYWSR; encoded by the coding sequence ATGCTGAGTAGGCTTGTTTTAGGGACAGTTCAGTTAGGGCTTGATTATGGTATAGCCAATACTTCAGGAAAGCCGTCGCAAAATATAGCAAATTCAATTGTCGCCACTAGTTATGGTGGTGGGATTCGATGCTTTGATACAGCTTTGGCATATGGTGAAAGTGAGACTGTGTTAGGTCGAGCTTTGAAGGAAGGAGGCATTGGAGATGCTAAAATTATTTCCAAGTGTTCTCCTGAATTATCAGAAAATGCCGGGGACGAGTTGTTACGTGATGTTGAAAGCTCTTTAGATCGCTTAGGAGTGAAATCACTTTATTGCTTGATGCTGCATGATGAAGATCACTTGGATCTACTTCATGGAGAAATCGGCGATGCATTGCAGCAATTAGTAGACCAGAGGAAAGTAAAACGAATTGGTATCTCTGTGTACACGCCTGAACGTGCATTGGAAGCGCTTGAATATTCTATAATTAATGTGCTTCAAGTCCCTGCATCACTTTTTGACAGACGTTTTGAATCGGCTGGTTTTTTCTTCAAAGCTAAGACTTTGGGAAAAGAAATTCATATTCGCAGCACTTTACTCCAAGGTGTGTTGTGCATGGAGCCAGAAAAATTACCTCCGTTTTTGCAGGAACTCAGCCCGTCTTTAACTGAGTTTCGTTCAGTTTGTTTCGAGAGAGAGATTACGCCCGCGGCAGCAGCATTGGCCTGGTGTTTGACATCATATCCGGATGCTTCTGTTCTATTTGGAGCAGAGACAAAGCGGCAGGTTTTGGAAAATCTCGAAGCTGTCCCGTTGGCAAATGAAGATTTTTTGATGGAAAAACTGACTGCTATTCTTCCACCTCAAAAGGAACAAGTGCTCAGTCCGTTATATTGGAGCAGATAA
- a CDS encoding DegT/DnrJ/EryC1/StrS family aminotransferase: protein MKHITTGEGGMAVTNDTVLAEKMRAFRSHGIAVDTHQRDKDNAWFYEMTELGFNYRLTDIQCALGFSQLEKLDKWLVKRNELAQLYSPKLENGCATPLTCSDDVTNAYHLYVVRTKCRDELFLKMREGNIGVNVHYIPVYLHPYYQSLGYSKGICPNAEKAYAEIMSLPMWVGMHESDIDRVVRFFD from the coding sequence GTGAAACATATCACTACCGGCGAAGGCGGGATGGCAGTTACTAACGACACGGTATTAGCCGAAAAAATGCGTGCGTTTCGCAGCCATGGAATAGCAGTAGATACTCATCAAAGAGATAAAGATAACGCATGGTTTTATGAAATGACGGAGCTTGGCTTCAATTATCGCCTTACCGACATTCAGTGTGCATTAGGATTTTCCCAGTTAGAAAAGTTGGATAAGTGGCTTGTAAAGCGGAATGAGCTTGCACAACTTTATTCTCCCAAGCTGGAGAATGGATGTGCGACTCCGCTAACATGCTCTGATGATGTAACCAATGCATATCATTTATATGTGGTGCGCACTAAATGCCGAGATGAGCTTTTCCTCAAGATGAGGGAAGGTAATATTGGCGTCAATGTGCACTATATTCCTGTCTATTTACATCCATACTACCAATCTCTCGGATATTCCAAAGGCATCTGCCCTAACGCAGAAAAGGCTTATGCAGAAATCATGAGTTTGCCAATGTGGGTAGGGATGCACGAATCGGATATCGATAGAGTGGTTAGGTTCTTCGATTAA
- a CDS encoding AraC family transcriptional regulator encodes MSAKQKNKFQFLSADKCAGVMLLKAVMTDFSYGKHAHEEFAIGAPLNGIQEFSCNGQQLRAFPGSVILFNPEEVHNGNPAENLTLRYQMLYFDPSEFYPLLDCAATKNDNAFRSEENLFVDQVLHSFVMEMSKHVSEAKNSSLEYEWFLYQFARRLSQRMGMFQPDAWRDKKDSLLVRAKEYICDNIKQDMSIDDLSSEVHMSKYHFIRLFRSQFGLPPHKFILNYKINLVRKSLELGLSPTDVAMEYGFFDVSHMTRHFKKSYGVSPRQYQKQIEG; translated from the coding sequence ATGTCAGCAAAGCAGAAGAATAAATTTCAGTTTTTGAGTGCAGATAAGTGTGCAGGAGTGATGCTGCTAAAAGCAGTTATGACTGATTTCTCATATGGAAAGCATGCACATGAGGAGTTTGCAATCGGGGCTCCCTTAAATGGCATTCAAGAATTTTCATGTAACGGGCAACAGCTTAGAGCATTCCCCGGGAGTGTTATCTTATTTAATCCGGAAGAAGTACATAATGGAAACCCTGCTGAGAATCTGACGTTGCGCTATCAGATGTTGTATTTTGACCCCAGCGAGTTTTATCCGCTTCTGGATTGTGCTGCCACGAAAAATGATAATGCTTTTCGAAGTGAAGAGAATCTTTTTGTTGATCAGGTCTTGCATTCGTTTGTTATGGAGATGTCAAAGCATGTCAGCGAAGCAAAAAACTCTTCACTTGAGTATGAATGGTTCCTTTACCAGTTTGCGAGACGTCTCAGTCAAAGGATGGGGATGTTTCAGCCGGATGCGTGGCGCGATAAAAAAGATAGCCTGTTAGTAAGGGCTAAGGAGTATATTTGCGATAATATTAAACAGGATATGTCGATTGATGACCTCAGTAGCGAGGTACATATGTCCAAATATCATTTTATCCGCCTGTTCCGGAGCCAGTTCGGTTTGCCTCCGCATAAGTTCATACTGAACTATAAAATAAATCTGGTGCGAAAGTCTCTTGAGCTTGGATTGTCTCCTACGGATGTAGCGATGGAGTATGGCTTTTTTGATGTAAGCCATATGACGCGCCATTTTAAAAAATCGTACGGGGTATCTCCAAGGCAATACCAAAAACAAATAGAAGGATAA
- a CDS encoding LysE family translocator, which produces MLGIIFYAIGVMYTPGPVNILSLTNGMQRASYKHVPFSLGVATALCFWFLLIGYTGSALISEKELPIIAGVGVCFIFYLTYQILSSSGSAFDKDSAAVNLTYKEGLLMQLLNPKCMLVVLPIATVHFPAVGIEGGGIVVWSVLLGCLGFGAPFLYSVFGSLLSKSVIKTSYLTYVNYLMGAMLFFVAVDMAYQHIYLELI; this is translated from the coding sequence ATGTTAGGGATAATTTTTTATGCGATTGGAGTAATGTATACTCCAGGTCCTGTTAACATTCTTAGTTTAACTAACGGAATGCAGAGAGCTTCTTATAAGCATGTCCCGTTTTCCTTAGGCGTCGCAACAGCTTTGTGTTTCTGGTTTCTCTTGATTGGATACACCGGAAGTGCATTAATAAGCGAAAAGGAGTTGCCTATTATTGCTGGAGTGGGCGTTTGTTTTATTTTTTATCTTACGTATCAGATACTGTCTTCTTCAGGCAGCGCATTTGATAAAGACAGCGCGGCAGTTAATCTTACCTATAAAGAAGGATTACTGATGCAGTTGTTAAACCCCAAATGCATGTTGGTTGTGTTGCCAATAGCGACAGTGCATTTTCCTGCTGTTGGTATCGAAGGGGGGGGGATTGTCGTATGGTCTGTTTTGCTTGGTTGTCTTGGCTTTGGAGCACCATTTCTTTATTCAGTATTTGGTTCGTTACTTTCTAAAAGTGTAATAAAGACATCTTACCTTACATATGTAAACTACCTCATGGGTGCTATGTTGTTCTTTGTTGCAGTTGATATGGCATATCAGCATATTTATTTGGAATTGATTTAA
- a CDS encoding ATP-binding protein — protein sequence MKRCHQLSVALVLLGVIWTAFVMLPSSLYAQGEPRHVLLLNSYHQRMTWVENLTRAVEDVLEPDKNNLILHIDNMDTKMVFSPAYFLAYKKMLAERYKGISFSVIISSDNYAFDFLRYHRDDLWPNIPVVFCGVADLKPYMLKNVSLFTGTEETPSPRATVEQMLRNHPHIKKIFVINDYLKTGKSWRRYILKELRGLEGRVDFEHNIEEPVGRLRQRLLSLGKDTAVLLGVYFRDSEGRQFYTYESIGELLTADMPVPVYCLLGFNLRKGVIGGDVISGYFQGKSAAQMAKRILAGTDINSIPIVRTGANKFMFRYPELQRWNIAEDSLPKGSIILDRPASFFEMYREYIIIIEIIIGVLFLIVLLQMIHIARRRVVEKALRKSRRRFAVLLKNMPGMAYRSVFGSDWLMRFVSEGSKDLVEYSPDELLEGGVVSFSSLIASEDRKNARRIIDAQLEHGNSFTVEYRLHSSSGEVRHVLERGRYVQEAEEEAMLEGFITDVTDLKKSQAELAALNQELEDRVRRRTAELEKSLKDLQNAQQQLVEAEKLASLGGLVAGVAHEINTPLGIGLTSATYLQERLTKLEGEYKAGSFKRSTLEQFMHVADEGLAATVSNLRRAANLVQSFKQVAVDQTSEVLREFELYGYLGEVLTSLRPRWKRSTHTVELHAEGDAKGTIVKTYPGVIMQVMSNLISNSLVHGFEGMQNGVVEIVLRRTNGDISIDYRDNGKGMTPEQIQRVFEPFFTTKMGSGGSGLGMHIVWNLVTRKLGGVIECHSELGQGARFVITFPILPEQETES from the coding sequence ATGAAACGATGCCACCAACTCTCTGTTGCCTTGGTTTTGTTGGGTGTGATCTGGACCGCCTTCGTCATGCTGCCTTCATCGTTGTATGCGCAGGGTGAACCACGACATGTTCTGCTTTTGAATTCATATCACCAACGAATGACATGGGTGGAAAATCTGACTCGCGCTGTTGAGGATGTGTTGGAGCCTGATAAGAACAATTTGATACTCCATATTGATAATATGGATACCAAAATGGTGTTCTCGCCAGCATATTTTCTTGCTTACAAAAAGATGCTTGCAGAGCGCTATAAAGGTATTTCTTTTAGTGTGATTATTTCTTCAGACAACTATGCTTTCGACTTCCTGCGCTACCATCGTGATGATTTATGGCCGAATATTCCCGTTGTTTTTTGTGGTGTAGCTGATTTGAAGCCATACATGCTTAAGAATGTTTCACTTTTTACCGGAACTGAAGAAACTCCTTCGCCCCGTGCCACCGTGGAGCAAATGCTCCGTAACCATCCTCATATCAAGAAAATATTCGTGATTAATGATTACCTGAAGACAGGTAAAAGTTGGAGGCGGTACATTCTGAAAGAACTCAGAGGTCTTGAAGGGCGTGTGGACTTTGAACATAACATAGAAGAACCAGTTGGCCGTTTGCGCCAAAGACTGCTTTCACTGGGAAAAGACACCGCGGTTTTGCTCGGGGTCTATTTCAGGGACAGCGAGGGACGGCAGTTCTATACATATGAAAGCATCGGTGAACTTCTTACGGCAGATATGCCGGTTCCGGTATATTGTCTTTTAGGGTTCAATTTGCGCAAGGGCGTTATCGGGGGAGATGTAATCAGCGGGTATTTTCAGGGAAAGTCGGCTGCCCAGATGGCAAAGCGTATTTTGGCGGGAACAGATATTAACAGTATTCCCATTGTTCGCACTGGCGCAAACAAGTTTATGTTTCGTTATCCAGAATTGCAGCGTTGGAATATTGCTGAGGACTCTTTGCCTAAGGGAAGCATCATCTTGGATCGTCCCGCTTCTTTTTTTGAGATGTACCGAGAATATATTATTATAATCGAAATCATAATTGGTGTTCTTTTTCTTATTGTTCTTCTTCAGATGATACATATTGCACGGCGAAGAGTTGTTGAAAAGGCATTGCGTAAAAGCCGTAGACGGTTCGCTGTGCTGTTGAAAAATATGCCCGGGATGGCATACAGAAGTGTGTTTGGTTCCGATTGGCTTATGCGTTTTGTAAGTGAAGGAAGCAAGGATCTTGTGGAATATTCTCCTGACGAGTTGCTGGAGGGTGGAGTTGTTTCCTTCTCGTCGCTTATTGCTTCTGAAGACAGAAAAAATGCTAGAAGGATTATTGATGCACAGCTTGAGCACGGTAATAGTTTTACTGTTGAATATCGACTGCATTCTTCATCCGGTGAAGTGCGCCACGTATTAGAACGAGGACGGTATGTGCAGGAGGCAGAAGAAGAGGCGATGCTTGAGGGATTCATAACCGATGTTACAGATCTTAAAAAGTCACAGGCTGAGCTGGCCGCGCTAAACCAGGAGCTGGAGGATCGGGTGCGGCGACGTACGGCAGAGTTGGAAAAGTCTTTGAAGGATTTGCAAAACGCACAGCAACAATTGGTTGAAGCGGAAAAACTGGCGTCGCTTGGTGGGTTGGTTGCCGGCGTTGCTCATGAAATTAATACGCCGTTAGGTATCGGCCTAACAAGTGCGACCTACCTGCAGGAACGCCTTACAAAGCTTGAAGGAGAGTACAAGGCTGGGAGCTTTAAACGTTCAACGCTTGAACAATTTATGCATGTTGCCGATGAGGGCTTGGCCGCTACTGTCAGCAATTTGCGTCGGGCTGCCAACTTGGTGCAGAGCTTTAAGCAGGTCGCTGTGGATCAGACTTCTGAAGTGCTGCGTGAGTTCGAATTGTACGGCTATCTGGGTGAGGTGCTGACAAGCTTGCGCCCACGTTGGAAGCGTTCAACGCATACTGTTGAGTTGCATGCCGAAGGAGATGCCAAGGGAACGATTGTTAAGACATATCCCGGGGTGATTATGCAAGTCATGTCGAATTTGATAAGCAACTCGTTGGTGCATGGTTTTGAGGGAATGCAGAATGGCGTTGTGGAAATTGTGTTGAGGCGTACAAATGGAGACATAAGCATTGATTATCGGGATAATGGAAAAGGCATGACGCCGGAGCAGATACAGCGGGTTTTTGAGCCATTCTTTACGACAAAAATGGGCAGTGGTGGTTCTGGGCTCGGCATGCATATTGTGTGGAATCTTGTAACACGTAAGCTCGGTGGAGTTATCGAATGTCACAGTGAACTCGGACAGGGTGCCAGATTTGTTATCACGTTTCCAATATTACCTGAGCAGGAAACTGAGAGTTAA
- a CDS encoding DegT/DnrJ/EryC1/StrS family aminotransferase, translating to MENAAFLPYGRQLIDDDDIQAVISVLQSDWLTTGPQVAQFEQAICEYTGAMYGVAVNSGTAALHASLHALGIAAGDEVVVPAITFAATSNSVLYCGAKPVFADVFTDTLLIDVESIEANITSKTKAIIAVDYAGHPCDWDALRAIAQKHNLSLVADSCHAIGAEYKGQKNWYISGHNCF from the coding sequence ATGGAAAATGCAGCGTTTTTACCCTATGGCAGACAGCTTATTGATGACGACGATATTCAGGCTGTAATCTCTGTGCTTCAGTCAGACTGGCTTACAACAGGCCCCCAAGTTGCGCAGTTTGAGCAGGCTATCTGTGAATATACCGGTGCAATGTATGGCGTGGCTGTTAACAGCGGAACTGCCGCATTGCATGCCTCATTACATGCTTTAGGGATAGCAGCAGGTGATGAGGTAGTCGTTCCGGCTATCACCTTTGCTGCTACATCTAACAGCGTATTGTATTGTGGTGCAAAACCGGTATTTGCAGATGTTTTTACCGATACGTTGTTGATTGATGTTGAGTCCATCGAAGCAAATATCACCTCAAAGACGAAGGCAATTATCGCTGTCGATTATGCAGGGCATCCTTGTGATTGGGATGCGTTAAGAGCTATCGCCCAAAAGCATAATCTCAGTCTTGTTGCTGACTCCTGCCACGCGATCGGCGCAGAATACAAAGGCCAAAAAAATTGGTACATTAGCGGACATAACTGTTTTTAG
- the pseB gene encoding UDP-N-acetylglucosamine 4,6-dehydratase (inverting), protein MFNNKSILITGGTGSFGKKYTKTILERYKPRRLIIFSRDELKQFEMQQNFNDPCMRYFIGDVRDGERLMQAMNGVDYVIHAAALKQVPAAEYNPMECIKTNVYGAENVIKAAIANNVRKVIALSTDKAANPINLYGATKLASDKLFVAANNSAGGKDTRFAVVRYGNVVGSRGSVVPFFKKLLEDGATHIPVTHEGMTRFWITLQQGVDFVLKNFERMQGGEIFVPKIPSVRIMDLAEAYGKGTPVKIVGIRPGEKLHEIMCPADDSHLTLEFNDHYVIRPSIVFYAIECDYTCNPLGEHGAPVPQGDAYHSGTNPEFLSVERILDFDQYAEE, encoded by the coding sequence ATGTTTAATAATAAATCGATCTTAATTACAGGCGGAACCGGTTCATTTGGGAAAAAATATACCAAAACGATTTTAGAACGCTACAAGCCGAGAAGGCTCATTATTTTTTCTCGTGATGAATTGAAGCAGTTTGAAATGCAGCAGAATTTTAACGATCCATGTATGCGCTATTTTATTGGCGACGTACGTGATGGCGAGCGCCTGATGCAGGCAATGAATGGAGTTGATTACGTTATTCATGCTGCAGCGTTAAAGCAGGTACCAGCAGCAGAGTATAACCCCATGGAGTGTATCAAAACAAACGTTTACGGGGCAGAGAATGTAATTAAAGCCGCAATTGCTAATAACGTTAGAAAAGTCATTGCCCTTTCAACGGATAAGGCTGCGAACCCTATCAACCTTTATGGCGCGACAAAGCTTGCTTCAGACAAACTTTTTGTAGCGGCTAATAATAGTGCTGGCGGAAAAGATACACGATTTGCTGTTGTTCGTTACGGCAACGTCGTGGGGTCTCGTGGTTCAGTAGTACCTTTCTTCAAAAAACTGCTCGAAGACGGTGCAACGCATATTCCAGTAACGCATGAAGGTATGACTCGCTTTTGGATTACCTTGCAACAAGGCGTTGATTTTGTATTGAAAAATTTTGAACGGATGCAAGGCGGTGAGATTTTTGTCCCTAAAATTCCATCAGTAAGAATTATGGATTTAGCAGAGGCATACGGCAAAGGTACGCCTGTTAAAATAGTAGGGATCCGCCCGGGTGAAAAGCTACATGAAATTATGTGTCCGGCTGATGATTCGCATTTAACACTTGAGTTTAATGACCATTACGTCATTCGCCCATCAATTGTATTTTATGCAATCGAGTGTGACTACACATGTAACCCACTTGGAGAACATGGAGCGCCTGTACCACAAGGGGATGCTTATCATTCTGGTACAAATCCTGAGTTTTTGTCAGTTGAGAGAATTCTCGACTTTGACCAGTACGCTGAAGAGTAA